In the Oncorhynchus gorbuscha isolate QuinsamMale2020 ecotype Even-year linkage group LG05, OgorEven_v1.0, whole genome shotgun sequence genome, one interval contains:
- the LOC124034884 gene encoding protein atonal homolog 1-like, whose amino-acid sequence MCEVQHSKMERGEQSEYPSSLALMDSSDPRAWLAPMQSGTCAAHADYLLHSPSSSLEGGFPTSGHSPNVRKSSNSPLKVRDLCRLKGSVSAEEGRQRAPSNPGNVVQKVRRQAANARERRRMHGLNHAFDELRSVIPAFDNDKKLSKYDTLQMAQIYINALADLLQGPGVDSPKCDLLSATESPRGSSASTCQRDAGTGLPVQLNGIPFPVEDGSFSTLMEQEMRSPSGTPSSSSESRKDSLQSNRSDGEFSPHSHFSDSDEMQMELLSEDELSELKLSSLHKY is encoded by the coding sequence ATGTGCGAGGTGCAGCACTCGAAAATGGAGAGGGGGGAGCAGAGTGAGTACCCATCAAGTCTGGCACTCATGGACAGCAGTGACCCACGCGCCTGGCTGGCTCCCATGCAGTCTGGCACCTGTGCGGCACACGCCGACTACCTGCTGCACTCGCCCAGCTCCAGCTTGGAAGGCGGGTTTCCCACATCCGGCCACAGCCCAAATGTTAGAAAGAGTTCCAATAGTCCGCTCAAAGTGCGGGACTTGTGTCGGCTAAAGGGATCCGTAAGCGCCGAGGAGGGCAGACAGAGAGCTCCATCCAATCCCGGTAACGTTGTGCAGAAGGTGAGGCGCCAGGCAGCCAATGCGCGGGAGAGGAGACGGATGCATGGCTTGAACCATGCCTTTGACGAGCTGCGCAGTGTCATCCCTGCTTTCGACAATGACAAAAAGCTTTCCAAATACGATACCCTGCAGATGGCCCAGATCTACATCAACGCGCTGGCGGACCTGCTCCAGGGTCCCGGTGTGGACTCGCCAAAGTGTGACCTGTTGTCCGCCACGGAGAGTCCCCGGGGATCCTCCGCCTCCACCTGCCAAAGGGACGCAGGCACTGGGCTACCGGTCCAGCTTAACGGGATCCCATTCCCAGTCGAAGACGGCTCGTTCTCTACTTTGATGGAGCAAGAAATGCGGTCTCCCTCGGGGACACCCAGTTCCAGCTCTGAGAGCAGAAAGGACTCCCTTCAGTCGAACCGCAGTGACGGAGAGTTCTCCCCGCACTCCCATTTCAGTGACTCGGATGAGATGCAGATGGAGCTCCTGAGCGAAGATGAGCTCTCTGAACTCAAGCTTTCCAGCCTTCACAAATATTGA